One Blattabacterium cuenoti DNA window includes the following coding sequences:
- a CDS encoding chorismate-binding protein yields MIEKKISLFLLYKKIINDYHKNKNFIIFKRPNEDKIFFYSDSKKINKNYFIIKDFSQKKTIKIVPNNIYYVNIYNKYLNNDNYSFFSTKNFTKKNFSYHYKNLIKKSIYFINKKFLKKIVISKNLKISLGKIDLIKTFKNLIFSHPNNLISLWYNIHQGFWIGSTPELLMKYKNKILQTVALAGTHWKNDKYKWTNKEINEHKIVINYINNSLKDYDTNFFLDKTKTISIDSLFHLKTNILIHFKKQISYKKILKNLYPNPSICGFPIINAMNFIIENENYERCFYTGYMGIVNDNDVELYLNLRCAKISYKKKQITLYAGSGIIENSNIYREYLETDKKMKNILSNFVINNV; encoded by the coding sequence ATGATTGAAAAAAAAATAAGCTTATTTCTATTATACAAAAAAATTATAAATGATTACCATAAAAATAAAAATTTTATTATTTTCAAAAGACCTAATGAAGATAAAATATTTTTTTATTCTGATAGTAAAAAAATAAATAAAAATTATTTTATAATTAAGGATTTTTCTCAAAAAAAAACTATAAAAATAGTTCCTAATAACATTTATTATGTAAATATTTACAATAAGTATTTAAATAATGATAATTATTCATTTTTTTCCACTAAAAATTTTACAAAAAAAAACTTTTCTTATCACTACAAAAATTTAATTAAAAAATCTATTTATTTTATAAATAAAAAATTTTTAAAAAAAATAGTTATATCAAAAAATTTAAAAATTTCATTAGGAAAAATTGATTTAATTAAAACATTTAAAAATTTAATTTTTTCTCACCCTAATAATTTAATTAGCTTATGGTATAATATTCATCAGGGATTTTGGATTGGATCTACTCCTGAATTATTAATGAAGTATAAAAATAAGATATTACAAACAGTAGCTTTAGCAGGTACTCATTGGAAAAATGATAAATATAAATGGACAAATAAAGAAATAAATGAACATAAAATTGTAATTAATTATATTAATAATTCATTAAAAGATTATGATACTAATTTTTTTTTAGATAAAACTAAAACAATATCCATTGATAGTTTGTTTCATTTAAAAACTAATATATTAATTCATTTTAAAAAACAAATTTCTTATAAAAAAATATTAAAAAATTTATACCCTAATCCTTCTATATGTGGATTTCCAATAATAAATGCTATGAATTTTATTATTGAAAATGAAAATTATGAAAGATGTTTTTATACGGGATATATGGGGATTGTAAACGATAACGATGTTGAATTATACCTTAATCTAAGGTGTGCAAAAATTTCTTATAAAAAAAAACAAATTACATTATATGCTGGAAGTGGAATAATTGAAAATAGTAATATATATCGTGAATATTTAGAAACGGATAAAAAAATGAAAAATATACTATCTAATTTTGTTATTAACAATGTTTAA
- a CDS encoding MATE family efflux transporter: MVSNLGKKAIASVSLANAVFFILIIFGLGISTSISSLISSVDAKNNYRKGSMILIHSIILNFVLSIIMYGLTYIFFFIFPYLNQPEEIKKETISFLKILSISFIPWMIFEVFRKFSEGLSLVYPSLIVTWISTIMNIILNYSLINGLLGFPKLGIIGVAYATLISRLSMLIFIIPILLKYKKIRKYFIHIKYFYFQKKYIKQILKIGIPSGLHMLFEVGAFAISSFISGKCGLKVLAAHQIVINLVSSTFIIITGFSLIATIRIGNQFALKNYFKIKEIGTSIIIMGSIFMLICSFLLFFFKNYIPYIYIKKNDYEMILIIKKMIIVASIFQLFDGLQGIISGILRGLQDVKIPMCIIFFSYWIIGIPISWYLSKKIGGHGIWIGLGIGLTISSVLLFIRYKIIIKKLILLEK; the protein is encoded by the coding sequence ATGGTAAGTAATCTTGGAAAAAAAGCAATAGCATCTGTTTCTTTAGCTAATGCAGTTTTCTTTATATTAATAATTTTTGGCTTAGGTATATCTACATCGATATCTTCTTTAATATCATCTGTTGACGCAAAAAATAATTATAGAAAAGGATCTATGATACTTATTCATAGTATAATTTTAAATTTCGTATTATCAATTATTATGTATGGTTTAACTTATATATTTTTTTTTATATTTCCATATTTAAATCAACCTGAAGAAATTAAAAAAGAAACTATTTCTTTTTTGAAAATTTTATCTATTTCTTTTATTCCATGGATGATTTTTGAAGTATTTAGAAAATTTTCAGAGGGATTATCATTAGTATATCCAAGTTTAATAGTTACTTGGATTTCAACCATTATGAATATAATATTAAATTATTCATTGATAAATGGATTATTAGGATTTCCTAAACTAGGAATAATAGGTGTAGCCTATGCTACATTAATATCAAGATTATCAATGTTGATTTTTATAATTCCTATACTTTTAAAGTATAAAAAAATTAGAAAATATTTTATTCATATAAAGTATTTTTACTTTCAAAAAAAATATATTAAACAAATATTAAAAATAGGAATTCCATCTGGATTACATATGTTATTTGAAGTGGGAGCTTTTGCTATTTCATCTTTCATATCAGGAAAGTGTGGATTAAAAGTACTGGCAGCTCATCAAATAGTTATTAATTTAGTATCATCTACATTTATTATTATTACGGGATTTTCATTAATAGCAACAATTAGAATTGGAAATCAATTTGCTTTAAAAAATTATTTTAAAATAAAAGAAATAGGAACTTCTATTATTATTATGGGATCTATATTTATGTTAATATGTAGTTTTTTATTGTTTTTTTTTAAAAATTATATTCCTTATATATATATAAAAAAAAACGATTATGAAATGATTCTTATTATAAAAAAAATGATTATAGTTGCTAGTATTTTTCAATTATTTGATGGATTACAAGGAATAATTTCTGGAATTTTAAGAGGATTACAAGATGTAAAAATTCCTATGTGTATTATCTTTTTTTCTTATTGGATTATTGGAATACCAATATCTTGGTATTTATCAAAAAAAATTGGAGGACATGGAATTTGGATAGGATTAGGAATCGGATTAACTATATCATCCGTGTTACTTTTTATCAGATATAAAATTATTATTAAGAAACTTATTTTATTAGAAAAATAA
- a CDS encoding isopentenyl-diphosphate Delta-isomerase codes for MNKKIDNDSIPIIKNNKIIGFDKKNIIHKKGLLHIAVSVFIFDTNDKINLMLQKRSSKKYHSSLLWTNTSCSHPVKNESISHAAHRCLKNEMGFDCHLQYKFCFIYNEILNNGLIENELDHVFIGKYKKHPILNFKEVANWKWISLENLITDIYNFPHLYTIWLKIIIKNYINKLIK; via the coding sequence ATGAATAAGAAAATTGATAATGACTCTATTCCAATTATAAAAAATAATAAAATTATTGGTTTTGATAAAAAAAACATAATACATAAAAAAGGTTTATTACATATTGCAGTTTCTGTATTTATTTTTGATACAAATGATAAAATTAATTTGATGTTACAAAAAAGGTCTTCTAAAAAATATCACTCTTCTTTATTATGGACTAATACATCCTGTAGTCATCCAGTAAAAAATGAATCTATATCACATGCTGCACATCGTTGTCTAAAAAATGAAATGGGCTTTGATTGTCATCTCCAATATAAATTTTGTTTCATTTATAATGAAATTTTAAATAACGGATTAATTGAAAACGAATTAGATCATGTATTTATAGGAAAATATAAAAAACATCCTATTTTAAATTTTAAAGAAGTAGCAAATTGGAAATGGATATCATTAGAAAATTTAATAACAGATATTTATAATTTTCCACATTTATATACAATATGGTTAAAAATTATAATAAAAAATTATATTAATAAATTAATTAAATGA
- a CDS encoding PaaI family thioesterase → MKKKTNSFLNELNKLKKNNFLCIINIRFIFISENKKLLIAKIPINKKILNPFGYLHGGVTNSLSETVGCSLSFINIKSEKNYKKFNIFNIEISTNHVHHIKNGILFAKAEILHKGKTIHLVKVKVFNEKKILISFCKMTNLVLYKN, encoded by the coding sequence ATGAAAAAAAAAACTAATAGTTTTTTAAATGAATTAAATAAGTTAAAAAAGAATAATTTTTTATGTATTATAAATATTCGATTTATTTTTATTTCTGAAAATAAAAAATTATTGATAGCAAAAATTCCCATAAATAAAAAAATATTGAATCCTTTTGGTTATCTCCATGGAGGGGTTACTAATTCTTTATCAGAAACTGTAGGTTGTTCTTTATCTTTTATAAACATAAAAAGTGAAAAAAATTACAAAAAATTTAATATTTTCAATATAGAAATATCTACTAATCATGTTCATCATATTAAAAATGGTATTTTATTTGCAAAAGCTGAAATCCTTCATAAAGGAAAAACAATACACCTTGTAAAGGTAAAAGTTTTTAATGAAAAAAAAATTCTTATCAGTTTTTGTAAAATGACTAATTTAGTTTTATATAAAAATTGA
- a CDS encoding 6-pyruvoyl trahydropterin synthase family protein — MKIIVSKKGYFSASHKLYNHFWDEKKNIETFGKCYNNHGHNYKYIVSIKGEINPITGFVINLNKLKNILNQEIKDCFDHKNINLELKEFRTINPTLENIVVFIWKKIRNKICSKFELKIVLYETENNFVEYDGN, encoded by the coding sequence ATGAAAATAATTGTAAGTAAGAAAGGTTATTTTAGTGCATCTCATAAACTTTATAATCATTTTTGGGATGAAAAAAAAAATATTGAAACTTTTGGTAAATGTTATAATAATCATGGTCATAATTATAAATATATAGTAAGTATAAAAGGAGAAATTAATCCTATTACTGGATTTGTTATTAATTTAAATAAATTGAAAAATATTCTTAATCAAGAGATAAAAGATTGTTTTGATCACAAAAACATAAACTTAGAATTAAAAGAATTTAGAACTATTAATCCTACTTTAGAAAATATTGTCGTTTTTATATGGAAAAAAATAAGAAATAAAATATGTTCAAAATTTGAATTAAAAATTGTTTTATACGAAACAGAAAATAATTTTGTTGAATATGATGGAAATTAA
- the gcvT gene encoding glycine cleavage system aminomethyltransferase GcvT — protein sequence MMEINNLKKTILYDFHIKLNAKIVNFSGFYMPLQYKSSLEEHIHVRNYSGIFDVSHMGKFIIKGKNANKVLQYLTTNDISKIKIGQAQYTCFTNENGGIIDDLIIYYLNNNEYLLIVNSINIEKNKKWIISNKKYELELIDLSQEYSLIAVQGPKSFFYIQKLTSISLNDLPFYHFKIGNICGIKNVLISHTGYTGSIGIEIYVSNKYAKYIWSNILNIGNGNIIPCGISSRDSLRLEMGYRLYGQDISENITPIESGLSWIIDFKKNFISKNFLIKQKKCGVHKKFISFYVDDIKILIPRNGYDIINNNGSKIGVVTSGCYSPIIKKCIGLGYLYEYYHNTFPIFVLIRNKKIPIVEKKLPFIKIK from the coding sequence ATGATGGAAATTAATAATTTAAAAAAAACAATATTATACGATTTTCATATTAAATTGAATGCAAAAATTGTAAATTTTTCAGGATTTTATATGCCACTTCAATATAAATCTTCCTTAGAAGAACATATACATGTAAGAAATTATTCTGGAATTTTTGATGTTAGTCACATGGGGAAATTTATAATAAAAGGAAAAAATGCTAATAAAGTTTTACAATATTTAACAACTAATGATATATCAAAAATAAAAATAGGTCAGGCGCAATATACATGTTTTACTAATGAAAATGGAGGAATTATAGATGATTTAATTATTTATTATTTAAATAACAATGAATATTTATTAATAGTAAATTCAATAAATATTGAAAAAAATAAAAAATGGATAATAAGCAATAAAAAATATGAATTAGAATTAATTGATCTATCACAAGAATATTCTTTAATAGCAGTACAAGGTCCAAAATCCTTTTTTTACATACAAAAATTAACATCAATATCATTAAATGATCTTCCATTTTATCATTTTAAAATAGGAAATATATGTGGAATAAAAAATGTTCTTATATCTCATACAGGGTATACTGGATCTATAGGTATAGAAATATATGTATCTAATAAATATGCAAAATATATATGGAGTAATATATTAAATATTGGAAATGGTAACATAATCCCATGTGGAATTTCCAGTAGAGATTCACTAAGATTAGAAATGGGATACCGTTTATATGGTCAAGATATTTCAGAAAATATTACTCCAATAGAATCTGGATTATCTTGGATTATTGATTTTAAAAAAAATTTTATATCTAAGAATTTTTTAATTAAACAGAAAAAATGTGGGGTACATAAAAAATTTATATCATTTTATGTTGATGATATAAAAATTTTAATTCCAAGAAATGGATATGATATTATTAATAATAATGGAAGTAAAATTGGAGTTGTTACATCGGGTTGTTATTCTCCAATTATAAAAAAATGTATAGGACTTGGATACTTATATGAATATTATCATAATACTTTTCCTATATTTGTTTTAATAAGAAATAAAAAAATACCCATAGTAGAAAAAAAATTACCTTTTATTAAAATTAAATAA